The nucleotide sequence TGAGGAATCCAATGATGGAAGCAAAAGTGGAACAGGGCGTCTTTGAAACGATCGGCGGTTACCGCACTCATTACCATGAGGCGGGTGCGGGTGAAGGAAAGCCTCTGCTGCTGATCCATGGTTCCGGCCCGGGCGTTTCTGCATGGGCGAATTGGCGCCTGGTTTTTCCTTTACTTGCCGATGATTTCCAGTTGTACGCACCGGATCTCGTGGGATTTGGACAAACGGAAAAACCGCGCATCACCTATTCGGTGGATGTCTGGGTCGATCATCTGATCGCATTCATCGAACAGAAAAATCTTGCACCCGTTTCGATTATCGGAAATTCTTTGGGTGGGGCGTTGGCCTTACACATTGCCCACCGGCGTCCGGAATGGATTGACAAGTTAATCCTCATGGGGAGCGCCGGCATCCGATTCCAATTGACCGAAGGCTTGGACAAAGTCTGGGGCTACGAGCCAAGTTTGGAGAACATGCGAAATTTAATTCGGATCTTCGCCTATGATCAAACGATGGCTGAAAAAGACGACCTGGTCGAAATGAGGTACAAAGCGAGTATCCAGGAAGGGGCTCACGAATCCTACGCGTCCATGTTTCCGGCACCGCGTCAGCGATGGGTGGACGAGCTTTCTTTAAGTGAAGAAGCGTTGCGAAGTATAGACAAACCGACATTATTGATCCACGGACGCGAAGATCGCGTATTGCCGGTTGCCGAAACCAGCTGGCGATTGGCACAACTGTTGCCCCGGGCCGAATTTCACATGTTCTCGCAATGCGGACATTGGACACAGATTGAAAAGACAGAGGCCTTTTGTCGGTTGGTCAAACATTTTCTAAAAAACAATGGATGACGAGGACCCCGGGCCGCACCTTTCGCACCTTTGCACATGTGGCTGCGACGCGCCGCCCGTGGGCCCGGCGGCCCGGGTGATGACCAACATCACCCGGGTTCGCACGATC is from Kyrpidia tusciae DSM 2912 and encodes:
- a CDS encoding alpha/beta fold hydrolase, which produces MEAKVEQGVFETIGGYRTHYHEAGAGEGKPLLLIHGSGPGVSAWANWRLVFPLLADDFQLYAPDLVGFGQTEKPRITYSVDVWVDHLIAFIEQKNLAPVSIIGNSLGGALALHIAHRRPEWIDKLILMGSAGIRFQLTEGLDKVWGYEPSLENMRNLIRIFAYDQTMAEKDDLVEMRYKASIQEGAHESYASMFPAPRQRWVDELSLSEEALRSIDKPTLLIHGREDRVLPVAETSWRLAQLLPRAEFHMFSQCGHWTQIEKTEAFCRLVKHFLKNNG